The following are from one region of the Pygocentrus nattereri isolate fPygNat1 chromosome 20, fPygNat1.pri, whole genome shotgun sequence genome:
- the sra1 gene encoding steroid receptor RNA activator 1 isoform X1, producing MDNFYIKPGNQERGWNDPPQFSYGLQTNPGGTKRNILNKRVPPPQLTGQSPGPGLPPSSAASSVPPSNPGPPPVGGLTPPPPKSRISSGGLSTGSPLSTSKTQTNSSVPAENEPELDEVQALLLWSLAACRQSVKKQVCDDVERRLKLFEEMWKSGKLSLPVKCRMKGLSQELKNKKWDAADEIHRALMVDYVNEVSQWMVGVKRLIAETRNLSPELFQTEDTILMQVEKDLPQTEDVQPQTEDVQPQTEDVQPQTEDVQPQTEDVQPQTEETAQSDISTDPVQ from the exons ATGGACAACTTTTATATTAAACCAG GAAATCAGGAGCGGGGATGGAACGACCCTCCACAATTTTCTTATGGTCTGCAGACAAATCCTGGAGGGACGAAAAGAAATATTCTTAACAAGCGGGTGCCCCCACCTCAGCTCACAGGCCAAA GTCCTGGACCAGGATTGCCTCCTTCTTCAGCCGCTAGTTCGGTCCCTCCAAGTAACCCAGGACCTCCTCCTGTGGGTGGACTGACCCCGCCTCCTCCTAAGAGTAGAATCTCTTCAGGTGGACTCTCAACAGGCTCACCCTTGAGTACCTCGAAGACTCAGACTAATTCATCAGTGCCAGCAGAGAATGAACCGGAACTCGATGAAGTTCAAGCACTTCTTCTCTGGTCACTGGCTGCATGTAGGCAATCTGTGAAG AAACAGGTTTGTGATGATGTTGAAAGGCGACTGAAGCTTTTTGAAGAGATGTGGAAGAGTGGGAAACTTTCTCTCCCAGTTAAATGTAGGATGAAAGGACTTTCCCAGG aGCTGAAGAACAAGAAGTGGGATGCAGCCGATGAGATCCATAGAGCCCTGATGGTGGATTATGTAAATGAAGTTAGTCAGTGGATGGTGGGGGTTAAGCGACTCATCGCAGAAACCCGAAACCTGAGCCCAGAGCTTTTCCAGACAGAAGACACCATACTGATGCAGGTGgaaaaggacttgccccagacGGAAGACGTCCAGCCCCAGACGGAAGACGTCCAGCCCCAGACGGAAGACGTCCAGCCCCAGACGGAAGACGTCCAGCCCCAGACGGAAGACGTCCAGCCCCAGACGGAAGAAACCGCTCAAAGCGACATCtctactgacccagtgcaatGA
- the sra1 gene encoding steroid receptor RNA activator 1 isoform X2 has protein sequence MDNFYIKPGNQERGWNDPPQFSYGLQTNPGGTKRNILNKRVPPPQLTGQSPGPGLPPSSAASSVPPSNPGPPPVGGLTPPPPKSRISSGGLSTGSPLSTSKTQTNSSVPAENEPELDEVQALLLWSLAACRQSVKKQVCDDVERRLKLFEEMWKSGKLSLPVKCRMKGLSQELKNKKWDAADEIHRALMVDYVNEVSQWMVGVKRLIAETRNLSPELFQTEDTILMQVEKDLPQTEDVQPQTEDVQPQTEETAQSDISTDPVQ, from the exons ATGGACAACTTTTATATTAAACCAG GAAATCAGGAGCGGGGATGGAACGACCCTCCACAATTTTCTTATGGTCTGCAGACAAATCCTGGAGGGACGAAAAGAAATATTCTTAACAAGCGGGTGCCCCCACCTCAGCTCACAGGCCAAA GTCCTGGACCAGGATTGCCTCCTTCTTCAGCCGCTAGTTCGGTCCCTCCAAGTAACCCAGGACCTCCTCCTGTGGGTGGACTGACCCCGCCTCCTCCTAAGAGTAGAATCTCTTCAGGTGGACTCTCAACAGGCTCACCCTTGAGTACCTCGAAGACTCAGACTAATTCATCAGTGCCAGCAGAGAATGAACCGGAACTCGATGAAGTTCAAGCACTTCTTCTCTGGTCACTGGCTGCATGTAGGCAATCTGTGAAG AAACAGGTTTGTGATGATGTTGAAAGGCGACTGAAGCTTTTTGAAGAGATGTGGAAGAGTGGGAAACTTTCTCTCCCAGTTAAATGTAGGATGAAAGGACTTTCCCAGG aGCTGAAGAACAAGAAGTGGGATGCAGCCGATGAGATCCATAGAGCCCTGATGGTGGATTATGTAAATGAAGTTAGTCAGTGGATGGTGGGGGTTAAGCGACTCATCGCAGAAACCCGAAACCTGAGCCCAGAGCTTTTCCAGACAGAAGACACCATACTGATGCAGGTGgaaaaggactt GCCCCAGACGGAAGACGTCCAGCCCCAGACGGAAGACGTCCAGCCCCAGACGGAAGAAACCGCTCAAAGCGACATCtctactgacccagtgcaatGA
- the LOC108438491 gene encoding uncharacterized protein LOC108438491 isoform X2 — MSVDECFRAAEEKSEFSTAVASVGQSRSEDVTKLLRAYRCLTRAELVQCLFHAAVRRPPAIVEKFHCVSDSVSSSSSWSCFRFSDPTSPPSTHRSTAVAPMKVKLHDSATLSCSGRCSGLVRWTEFSKPTDPLAECDQTSCRSVKEGYQMIHDQYLKGDFSLIVTDADFTKRGLYTCDCDGEDLCDVKLKIEPLNCTVQMEPGESLVLMFDVSDPVEVIYNSTVTAGASSGQICTVGGRSLQCKPEYTQRASLTSALELRNMTPSDSGLYAVMDKKNEDVIHTYTVTVQDVQDSWIWKTTYEKGNSDGYQTGVGCGALAVGVAALVIMFGVFFLGVFAAPWVHPQMDSFVQMPRSNDSSYRSQCKEKEKGQMII; from the exons ATGAGTGTTGATGAGTGTTTCAGAGCCGCTGAGGAGAAATCCGAGTTCAGTACAGCAGTCGCTTCTGTCGGTCAGTCACGCTCTGAGGACGTGACCAAGCTGCTCCGAGCTTATCGGTGCCTGACCAGGGCGGAGCTGGTCCAGTGCCTTTTTCACGCTGCAGTCCGGAGACCACCCGCTATTGTTGAGAAGTTCCACTGCGTTTCAGACTCTGTGTCGAGCTCGTCCAGCTGGAGCTGCTTCAG GTTCTCGGATCCCACCTCCCCACCTTCTACACACAGATCTACCG CTGTTGCTCCAATGAAGGTGAAGCTTCATGACTCTGCTACTCTGTCCTGCTCTGGGAGATGTTCTGGTTTGGTCAGATGGACTGAGTTCAGTAAACCCACTGATCCTCTGGCTGAGTGTGATCAGACTTCATGTAGATCAGTGAAGGAGGGATATCAGATGATCCATGATCAGTACCTGAAGGGAGATTTCTCTCTCATCGTCACTGACGCTGATTTCACTAAGAGAGGCCTGTACACGTGTGACTGTGATGGTGAAGATCTCTGTGATGTGAAGCTTAAGATTGAGC CCTTGAACTGTACAGTTCAGATGGAGCCTGGTGAGTCTCTAGTGCTGATGTTTGATGTATCAGATCCAGTGGAGGTGATTTATAACAGTACAGTTACAGCTGGAGCATCCAGTGGTCAGATCTGTACAGTGGGTGGACGGTCACTACAGTGTAAACCTGAATACACACAGAGAGCATCACTCACATCTGCTCTAGAGCTGAGAAACATGACTCCATCTGACAGCGGACTTTATGCTGTAATGGACAAAAAGAATGAAGACGTCATTCACACCTACACAGTGACCGTCCAAG ATGTGCAGGACAGCTGGATATGGAAGACCACCTATGAGAAGGGAAACAGCGATGGATATCAGACGGGAGTGGGGTGTGGAGCACTGGCTGTCGGAGTTGCAGCTCTGGTCATCATGTTTGGAGTATTCTTTCTTGGTGTGTTTGCTGCGCCGTGGGTGCATCCTCAGATGGACAGCTTTGTCCAGATGCCCAGAAGTAATGATTCCTCATACAGGAGTCAATgcaaggagaaggaaaagggtCAGATGATCATATGA
- the LOC108438491 gene encoding uncharacterized protein LOC108438491 isoform X1, which produces MSVDECFRAAEEKSEFSTAVASVGQSRSEDVTKLLRAYRCLTRAELVQCLFHAAVRRPPAIVEKFHCVSDSVSSSSSWSCFRFSDPTSPPSTHRSTVMQLHRKGHCVLIVLITVFTAGSVSAVAPMKVKLHDSATLSCSGRCSGLVRWTEFSKPTDPLAECDQTSCRSVKEGYQMIHDQYLKGDFSLIVTDADFTKRGLYTCDCDGEDLCDVKLKIEPLNCTVQMEPGESLVLMFDVSDPVEVIYNSTVTAGASSGQICTVGGRSLQCKPEYTQRASLTSALELRNMTPSDSGLYAVMDKKNEDVIHTYTVTVQDVQDSWIWKTTYEKGNSDGYQTGVGCGALAVGVAALVIMFGVFFLGVFAAPWVHPQMDSFVQMPRSNDSSYRSQCKEKEKGQMII; this is translated from the exons ATGAGTGTTGATGAGTGTTTCAGAGCCGCTGAGGAGAAATCCGAGTTCAGTACAGCAGTCGCTTCTGTCGGTCAGTCACGCTCTGAGGACGTGACCAAGCTGCTCCGAGCTTATCGGTGCCTGACCAGGGCGGAGCTGGTCCAGTGCCTTTTTCACGCTGCAGTCCGGAGACCACCCGCTATTGTTGAGAAGTTCCACTGCGTTTCAGACTCTGTGTCGAGCTCGTCCAGCTGGAGCTGCTTCAG GTTCTCGGATCCCACCTCCCCACCTTCTACACACAGATCTACCG TCATGCAGCTACACAGAAAAGGTCACTGTGTTCTGATCGTACTAATCACTGTGTTCACTGCTG GGTCTGTATCAGCTGTTGCTCCAATGAAGGTGAAGCTTCATGACTCTGCTACTCTGTCCTGCTCTGGGAGATGTTCTGGTTTGGTCAGATGGACTGAGTTCAGTAAACCCACTGATCCTCTGGCTGAGTGTGATCAGACTTCATGTAGATCAGTGAAGGAGGGATATCAGATGATCCATGATCAGTACCTGAAGGGAGATTTCTCTCTCATCGTCACTGACGCTGATTTCACTAAGAGAGGCCTGTACACGTGTGACTGTGATGGTGAAGATCTCTGTGATGTGAAGCTTAAGATTGAGC CCTTGAACTGTACAGTTCAGATGGAGCCTGGTGAGTCTCTAGTGCTGATGTTTGATGTATCAGATCCAGTGGAGGTGATTTATAACAGTACAGTTACAGCTGGAGCATCCAGTGGTCAGATCTGTACAGTGGGTGGACGGTCACTACAGTGTAAACCTGAATACACACAGAGAGCATCACTCACATCTGCTCTAGAGCTGAGAAACATGACTCCATCTGACAGCGGACTTTATGCTGTAATGGACAAAAAGAATGAAGACGTCATTCACACCTACACAGTGACCGTCCAAG ATGTGCAGGACAGCTGGATATGGAAGACCACCTATGAGAAGGGAAACAGCGATGGATATCAGACGGGAGTGGGGTGTGGAGCACTGGCTGTCGGAGTTGCAGCTCTGGTCATCATGTTTGGAGTATTCTTTCTTGGTGTGTTTGCTGCGCCGTGGGTGCATCCTCAGATGGACAGCTTTGTCCAGATGCCCAGAAGTAATGATTCCTCATACAGGAGTCAATgcaaggagaaggaaaagggtCAGATGATCATATGA